The region CTTGGCAACCCAACTTGATCGAGAACTCAAAAAAATAAGAGCGCCATACAGTATTTGATGATTTTAACTTATTTACTACAAAGTAGATTATTGGTATCGTCGTTCAGAACTCCCATCTATTTAGGAAGATGCACAAACATTTTCTTGTCACGAATGCAGATCGTGTATTTATAGAGTGTTTCCTAACTAAAGAATGTGCGTATCTACCGATAGCATGCTGTTGAAGAGATCTTTATGTTCTCTGATATATATGTAACAAAAACACTCTCAGAGTATAACTTCGAGAGCGTTTATGCTTTCTGTGTGCTTTTGGATAATTCGCTGTATTTGATGTCTTTGGATTTGAAGTTTAATGATTTAGTTAGTGGTGTTAACGTTTATTTTCTTGTTTTATAGCATTTGCTTTGCGTTCACAACACTTATTTCTAGCACTCTTGTCAGAAAAGAGAATTTGTTTTTCATCATATCATATTCGTCTCCTGATTCGATATATTTGGCTTTACCTGTTATGATAAAACCGGTTCCCGGATAATCCTTATGACCAAGAACATTTTTGGTGCCTAATGATATTTTAACAGTGCTATTAACCTCTACGTTTTTTTGTGTTTTCCTGAAACCATATGCGGGAATTAATATTCGCTCATCATCAGTTATTACTAGGTAGGAGTTCCATGTATTCACTATATGCGGTTCTATTCCCCACGACATTATTGCGACAACACCTTCATGTTGCAGTACTTCAAAAAATTTGGCTGAAAGTTTCTTATCCTCGCTCATCTTCATGATTTTAAATTATTACTCGTTACTAATCAAAATTGGCACCTATTTAGGCTGCCAGTAGCATCTTTTAGGTGAAACAATCAGACCCTCATTTTTTAACAGAGTCATGGTCTTGTCAACAATCTTACGATCAAGGCCTGTGAGATCGACAATTTTCCCTGCGTTTAATGGCGTTCCATCTTTTTTCATAGCCTCCAGAATGACTTCTTTTGCTTCCATTTTAGTTTTTATTAGAATGAAAATACAACTGCAAAATTAATCACACAGGAGATTCATGAAATTAAGCTGGTTTAAGAAACGGTATTATAATTTCTTTTTTCTCAGTTCACTTACGTATTCAGGGGTAAGTCCAAGATAAGACGCAATCATGTATTGTGGTACGCGTTGATTGAAATCAGGGAATGAGGCTACGAAGTGCTGATAAAACTCCTCCTTGGACATTTGGTATTGTAATTTTGCTCTATGCTGTGAGGCAGCTACCGCTTTTTGCATGATTATCCTGAAGTATTTCTCTAGTTGTGGCATCTCTATGAGCAACTCATCATATATATGGCTATCAATTGTTAATATTTTTGACTTTTCAATGGCTTGGATATAATAGTCAGAATGGCTTTTATTCATAAAACTAAAGTAGTCGGACAACCACCAGTTTTCTATTGCGAATTGTGTAATCTGTTCGGATAACCTTTTGTTAATAAAGTACATTCGCAAGCATCCTTTTTCAACAAAATACATTGACTGACATACTTGACCTTCTTTTAGTATGAACTCATTTTTCTCTAAAACAGTACATTTAACGGATTTCTCTAAAACTAAAATTTCATCTTCGCCAAGATGAACATGCTTTCTAATATTTGTAATCAAATTAGTAGGATTCATGCTTTAATATAGTTGTTAATGCTCGATTGCTAGGTTTTGGCTAAGGACATCTGTAGCACCCTGATTCTACCCTAAGCCGAATCGAAGGTAGGGAAATCTTTTGAAACGTTTTTCCAGTCCACTTTTCTTGTCTCCAATCTATCGTTTTTTTTTATTGTGTAAATTACTCTATTTGAATGCAGGGATAAGCCTTTCGTGAAAAATGTATTTCGTCCTGTTTGAGTTACCAATTATTTGTGCGTTACGGAAATATATGGTTGTATAGATTAACTCGGCTGTAGGTTGTAGAAAGGCTTTAGCAATGGTTGCCTTTTTTGTTTTTTTGTATCTTAGGAACATCATCGCGTAGCCCATTTTACGTGTGATGCTGTTGTAATTAATTTAGATCAATGAAAAAGCTGTCCAACGTCAACTACTAAGTTGTTTTACCTGTGGCTTTGTTTCGTTGGGTTGGCTTTCGTAGGCGTATCTTTGTGTCGTTATAAATCAGGACATTTCAAATACTACAATAGAATGAGCGAGACATGTAAAACCAAGAGCAGTCCAAAGTCCTTCAAGGAATTGATACGCTCTTCCTTTTTCTGGAAACCTGCACTGGGTGTGATTATTGGTGGGACGTTAGGCTTTGTTTATTACCACTTCGTGGGTTGTTCCTCTGGTTCGTGTGCTATCACCAGCAATCCATATTTAAGTATTGCCTTCGGATCCGTCCTCGGTCTGTTTGTAACCAATAGCCCTTGTAAAACATGCTAGTGCACCAT is a window of Williamwhitmania taraxaci DNA encoding:
- a CDS encoding MarR family transcriptional regulator, which produces MEAKEVILEAMKKDGTPLNAGKIVDLTGLDRKIVDKTMTLLKNEGLIVSPKRCYWQPK
- a CDS encoding DUF6132 family protein encodes the protein MSETCKTKSSPKSFKELIRSSFFWKPALGVIIGGTLGFVYYHFVGCSSGSCAITSNPYLSIAFGSVLGLFVTNSPCKTC
- a CDS encoding Crp/Fnr family transcriptional regulator, whose protein sequence is MNPTNLITNIRKHVHLGEDEILVLEKSVKCTVLEKNEFILKEGQVCQSMYFVEKGCLRMYFINKRLSEQITQFAIENWWLSDYFSFMNKSHSDYYIQAIEKSKILTIDSHIYDELLIEMPQLEKYFRIIMQKAVAASQHRAKLQYQMSKEEFYQHFVASFPDFNQRVPQYMIASYLGLTPEYVSELRKKKL
- a CDS encoding pyridoxamine 5'-phosphate oxidase family protein gives rise to the protein MSEDKKLSAKFFEVLQHEGVVAIMSWGIEPHIVNTWNSYLVITDDERILIPAYGFRKTQKNVEVNSTVKISLGTKNVLGHKDYPGTGFIITGKAKYIESGDEYDMMKNKFSFLTRVLEISVVNAKQML